A single window of Synechococcus sp. CBW1004 DNA harbors:
- a CDS encoding F420-0:Gamma-glutamyl ligase — protein MPFLLSLLPVLLLLAGLCLLWLELRHRLRPASPLQLSAGPLQVKRKAMGLEITGTVTIRNPHPRMEVFVPEVRVEPVLLGRADLTEVRSEVRITSLHPDEEARPDHYWAAYIVKGRKSTAAQIQIRLAGPAGSDLESLIDTVWIDLQWVNYGPFGRLTRRDGILVPVQKPDPAAALTAPWREGEGCRVLPVRTHLLGVLDDPLEVLRQYCADLLQPGDVLTIGETPLAVMQGRYHHPATVEPSMLARQLCRVFHPTSSLASACGLQTLIDIVGPARVLCAWVVGSALKLVGIRGGFYRLAGEQARLIDDITGTTPPYDQTLVLGPADPDAFCREMAVALGVGVAVVDVNDLGRVKVLAASRDCDQELLQRALRPNPAGNANERTPLVLVRPT, from the coding sequence TTGCCTTTCCTGCTTTCGCTCCTTCCTGTCCTGTTGCTGCTGGCGGGACTCTGCCTGCTGTGGCTGGAGCTGCGCCATCGTCTCAGGCCCGCCTCGCCGCTCCAGCTCAGTGCCGGCCCGCTCCAGGTGAAGCGCAAGGCCATGGGCCTGGAGATCACCGGTACCGTGACCATCCGCAATCCGCATCCGCGCATGGAGGTGTTCGTGCCGGAAGTGCGGGTCGAGCCTGTGCTGCTGGGGAGGGCTGATCTGACGGAGGTGCGCTCCGAGGTGCGCATCACCTCCCTGCACCCCGATGAGGAGGCCCGTCCCGATCACTACTGGGCGGCTTACATCGTCAAGGGGCGCAAGAGCACCGCGGCCCAGATCCAGATCCGCCTGGCCGGACCCGCCGGCAGCGATCTGGAAAGCCTGATCGACACCGTCTGGATCGACCTGCAGTGGGTCAACTACGGCCCCTTCGGTCGTCTCACCCGCCGCGACGGCATTCTGGTCCCTGTCCAGAAGCCGGATCCCGCTGCGGCTCTGACAGCTCCCTGGCGCGAGGGTGAGGGCTGCCGCGTTCTGCCGGTGCGCACCCATCTGCTGGGGGTGCTCGACGATCCCCTGGAGGTTCTGCGTCAGTACTGCGCCGACCTGCTGCAGCCCGGGGATGTGCTCACCATCGGCGAAACCCCTCTGGCCGTGATGCAGGGCCGCTATCACCATCCCGCCACGGTGGAGCCCTCGATGCTGGCGCGTCAGCTCTGCCGTGTCTTCCATCCCACCAGCAGCCTGGCCAGCGCCTGCGGTCTTCAGACCCTGATCGACATCGTCGGACCGGCCCGGGTGCTGTGTGCGTGGGTCGTCGGCAGCGCCCTGAAGCTCGTGGGCATCCGCGGCGGGTTCTATCGCCTTGCCGGCGAACAGGCCCGTCTGATCGATGACATCACCGGCACCACCCCGCCCTACGACCAGACGCTGGTGCTCGGCCCCGCCGATCCGGATGCCTTCTGCCGCGAGATGGCCGTCGCCCTGGGCGTCGGCGTGGCCGTGGTCGATGTCAACGACCTGGGCCGCGTCAAAGTGCTGGCCGCCAGCCGCGACTGTGATCAGGAGCTGCTGCAGCGGGCGTTGCGTCCCAACCCGGCCGGCAACGCCAATGAGCGCACACCGCTGGTGCTGGTGCGCCCGACCTGA
- the ruvX gene encoding Holliday junction resolvase RuvX, with protein sequence MAAPPPCSALALDIGRRRIGLAGCDPLGLSVTPLPALQRTTPEGDRERLLPLLRLRRVQVLVFGLPLDDAGQPTVQARHCRRYGLRLAAALAAGGHPLPVAWVNEHSSSWAAAERFGLHGDRSGRLDSAAAALLLEQWLRDGPEARWLRDAPVDRELCGGAVVVAEPVAPATIPAGPGAGSGSS encoded by the coding sequence GTGGCTGCACCTCCTCCCTGCTCGGCCCTTGCCCTCGACATCGGCCGTCGCCGCATCGGTCTGGCCGGCTGTGATCCTCTTGGCCTGAGCGTCACCCCCCTTCCCGCGCTGCAGCGCACCACCCCTGAAGGCGATCGCGAGCGACTGCTGCCGCTGCTGCGACTGCGACGGGTGCAGGTTCTGGTGTTCGGCCTGCCCCTCGATGACGCGGGCCAGCCCACCGTTCAGGCCCGCCATTGCCGCCGTTATGGCCTGAGGCTGGCGGCGGCCCTGGCGGCGGGGGGCCATCCCCTGCCGGTCGCCTGGGTGAACGAGCACAGCAGCAGCTGGGCGGCCGCAGAGCGCTTCGGCCTGCACGGTGATCGCAGCGGTCGTCTCGACAGCGCCGCCGCCGCCCTGCTCCTCGAGCAATGGTTGCGGGATGGGCCTGAGGCCCGGTGGTTGCGGGATGCTCCTGTGGACCGGGAGCTGTGCGGGGGGGCCGTCGTCGTCGCCGAACCGGTCGCCCCGGCGACCATCCCCGCCGGCCCGGGGGCGGGCTCTGGTTCATCCTGA
- a CDS encoding DUF3727 domain-containing protein: MTAAPQDASAPADMPTLVVQDSQGRQLLCFLEQLIPLQGRDYALLTPVDTPVSLVRLPQSEAEEPEEIVDWSEREPILAVAESLLQEHNLSLVRSAATLTVTGDFEDPGLEEEDEEEDEIEEGEALDDEEAGDLFESLLDRPFYVGEEQYDLFVPLDPFFVVAVLDGKQARLVEGEDFAQVQPLLEAELERRELGELGD; encoded by the coding sequence ATGACCGCCGCACCCCAGGACGCTTCGGCACCTGCTGATATGCCCACCCTGGTGGTGCAGGACAGCCAGGGTCGCCAGCTGCTCTGTTTTCTCGAGCAGCTCATCCCGCTTCAGGGCCGTGATTATGCGCTGCTCACTCCGGTTGACACCCCGGTGAGCCTGGTGCGCCTGCCGCAGAGTGAAGCGGAGGAGCCTGAGGAGATCGTCGACTGGAGCGAGCGTGAACCGATCCTCGCGGTGGCGGAGTCGCTGCTGCAGGAACACAACCTGTCGCTGGTGCGCTCCGCTGCCACCCTCACCGTCACCGGCGACTTCGAGGACCCGGGCCTCGAGGAGGAGGACGAGGAGGAGGACGAGATCGAGGAGGGTGAGGCACTGGATGATGAAGAAGCGGGCGACCTCTTCGAATCGCTGCTCGACCGGCCCTTCTATGTGGGTGAGGAGCAGTACGACCTGTTCGTGCCTCTGGATCCGTTCTTCGTGGTAGCGGTCCTCGACGGCAAGCAGGCCCGACTCGTCGAGGGGGAGGATTTTGCCCAGGTGCAGCCCCTGCTGGAGGCGGAACTGGAGCGCCGTGAGCTGGGCGAACTGGGGGACTGA
- a CDS encoding YqeG family HAD IIIA-type phosphatase codes for MAAAPHFRRLLTPDWLVPTTLAQLPLDPLEQLGIRALVLDVDRTILPRRQAEVPPAAEQWLRHAAARMPIHLLSNNPSRRRIGAVAETLGVPFTTSAGKPRRSALRRVLDELSIAPAHVALVGDRIFTDVLVGNRLGLFTVLVRPIDPLGQPCRHDRWQMLELRLAGLIGGGSAAAGRPEPEASR; via the coding sequence ATGGCCGCCGCTCCCCACTTCCGCCGACTGCTGACTCCCGACTGGCTGGTGCCCACCACCCTGGCCCAGCTGCCGCTCGATCCGCTCGAGCAGCTGGGCATCCGGGCCCTGGTGCTGGACGTGGACCGCACGATCCTGCCCCGTCGGCAGGCGGAGGTGCCTCCGGCTGCTGAGCAGTGGCTGCGCCATGCCGCCGCCCGGATGCCGATCCATCTGCTCAGCAACAATCCGTCGCGCCGCCGCATCGGTGCGGTGGCCGAAACCCTGGGGGTGCCGTTCACCACCTCCGCCGGCAAGCCGCGGCGCTCGGCCCTGCGCCGCGTGCTCGATGAGCTCTCGATTGCCCCGGCCCATGTGGCCCTGGTGGGCGATCGCATCTTCACCGACGTGCTCGTGGGCAACCGCCTCGGGCTGTTCACGGTGCTGGTGCGGCCGATCGATCCGCTCGGCCAGCCCTGTCGCCACGATCGCTGGCAGATGCTCGAACTGCGCCTGGCCGGCCTGATCGGTGGTGGTTCCGCCGCCGCAGGCCGTCCCGAGCCGGAGGCCAGCCGCTGA
- the proB gene encoding glutamate 5-kinase, translated as MAAAPAGTRRVIKVGTSLLRGSPERPTAAVIADLAASLNRQQRRGERMVLVTSGAVGLGCEVLGLERRPTELEALQAAAAVGQGRLMALYQDAFAVRGLAVAQVLLTRGDLASRRRYQRACRTLEQLLAWGVVPVVNENDTLATDELRFGDNDTLSALVAVAVGAEELILLTDVDSLYSGDPRTDAEARAIPEVRDLAELERLSSVASGGGRWGTGGMTTKLRAARIATSSGIRVRLADGRDPAVLEALFAGERVGTLFQPSASPLPDRKRWLAHALLPKGGLRIDAGAEAALLQRGASLLAVGIQAVEGAFSRGEPVRILSPEGRELGRGLSSLSSDELHGLLALESEERRRRLGAVRDAVVHRDQLVLLPGA; from the coding sequence ATGGCCGCCGCCCCAGCCGGGACGCGGCGCGTCATCAAGGTGGGTACCAGCCTGCTGCGGGGCTCTCCGGAGCGGCCCACGGCGGCGGTGATCGCCGACCTGGCCGCCAGTCTCAACCGCCAGCAGCGTCGGGGTGAGCGCATGGTGCTGGTCACCAGCGGCGCCGTCGGCCTGGGCTGTGAGGTGCTCGGCCTGGAGCGGCGCCCCACTGAGCTGGAGGCTCTGCAGGCCGCCGCCGCCGTCGGTCAGGGCCGGCTGATGGCTCTCTATCAGGACGCCTTCGCTGTGCGTGGCCTCGCCGTGGCTCAGGTGCTGCTCACGCGCGGTGATCTGGCCTCCCGTCGCCGTTACCAGCGCGCCTGCCGCACCCTGGAGCAATTGCTGGCCTGGGGTGTGGTGCCCGTGGTCAATGAGAACGACACCCTGGCGACCGATGAGCTGCGCTTCGGCGACAACGACACCCTTTCGGCCCTCGTGGCGGTGGCTGTCGGCGCCGAGGAGCTGATCCTCCTCACGGACGTCGACAGCCTCTATTCCGGCGATCCCCGCACCGACGCCGAGGCCCGTGCCATCCCCGAGGTGCGCGATCTGGCCGAACTCGAGCGGCTCAGCAGCGTTGCCAGCGGTGGCGGCCGCTGGGGCACCGGCGGCATGACCACCAAGCTGCGGGCCGCCCGCATCGCCACCTCCAGCGGCATCCGCGTGCGCCTGGCCGATGGTCGCGATCCGGCCGTGCTTGAGGCGCTGTTCGCCGGCGAGCGGGTGGGCACGCTGTTTCAGCCCAGTGCCAGCCCCCTGCCGGATCGCAAGCGCTGGCTTGCCCATGCCCTGCTGCCCAAGGGAGGCCTGCGCATCGATGCCGGGGCTGAAGCGGCGCTGCTGCAGCGGGGTGCTTCGTTGCTTGCGGTGGGCATCCAGGCGGTTGAGGGGGCGTTCAGCCGTGGTGAGCCGGTGCGGATCCTCTCCCCTGAGGGCCGCGAGCTGGGCCGTGGCCTGTCCAGCCTGAGCAGCGATGAGCTCCATGGGCTTCTGGCCCTGGAGAGCGAGGAGCGTCGCCGCCGCCTGGGAGCCGTGCGCGATGCCGTCGTGCATCGCGACCAGCTGGTGCTGCTGCCCGGGGCCTGA
- the lpxD gene encoding UDP-3-O-(3-hydroxymyristoyl)glucosamine N-acyltransferase produces MRFSELLTQLSEVSEATPRQLAHDPEVGGAESIERASGGQLSFLEAGSALAASLAATGASALLLPARGEEAEALQEQASARGLAWVALADPRLGFAEALDQLYPRPRPQPGVHATAVVDAGADVAPDVHLGAHVVVATGSSIAGGCVLHPGVVIYADVAIGPDCEIHAGAVLHPGSRLGRGCVVHSNAVIGSEGFGFVPTASGWRKMPQTGRVVLEDGVEVGCGSTIDRPSVGETRIGAGTKIDNLVHIGHGVTTGRGCALAAQVGIAGGARLGNGVILAGQVGLANKAVMGDRSIASSKSGIHGEVAPGEVVSGYPAIPNRLWLRCSAAFSKLPDLAKAIRALEKRQQG; encoded by the coding sequence ATGCGTTTCAGCGAACTGCTCACCCAGCTCAGCGAGGTGAGTGAAGCCACCCCGCGCCAGCTGGCCCACGATCCGGAAGTCGGTGGCGCCGAGTCGATCGAGCGGGCCTCCGGCGGCCAGCTGAGCTTTCTGGAGGCCGGCAGCGCCCTGGCAGCCAGCCTCGCAGCCACCGGGGCCAGCGCCCTGCTGCTGCCCGCCCGCGGTGAGGAGGCTGAGGCCCTGCAGGAGCAGGCCAGTGCCCGGGGGCTGGCCTGGGTGGCTCTGGCGGATCCGCGTCTGGGCTTCGCCGAGGCTCTCGATCAGCTCTATCCGCGGCCCCGGCCCCAGCCGGGCGTCCATGCCACTGCCGTGGTGGACGCCGGAGCCGATGTGGCTCCGGATGTGCATCTGGGGGCCCATGTGGTGGTGGCGACCGGCAGCTCCATTGCCGGCGGCTGCGTGCTCCATCCCGGTGTGGTCATCTACGCCGACGTCGCGATCGGCCCGGACTGCGAGATTCATGCCGGCGCCGTGCTGCATCCCGGCAGCCGCCTGGGCCGGGGATGTGTGGTGCACTCGAATGCCGTCATCGGCAGTGAAGGCTTCGGTTTCGTGCCCACCGCCAGCGGCTGGCGCAAGATGCCCCAGACCGGCCGCGTGGTGCTGGAGGACGGTGTCGAGGTGGGCTGCGGCAGCACCATCGACCGGCCTTCGGTGGGGGAGACGCGCATCGGTGCCGGCACCAAGATCGACAACCTGGTCCACATCGGCCACGGTGTGACCACCGGGAGGGGCTGCGCCCTGGCGGCCCAGGTGGGCATCGCCGGCGGGGCCCGCCTCGGCAACGGCGTGATCCTGGCTGGCCAGGTGGGGCTGGCCAACAAGGCGGTGATGGGGGACCGCTCCATTGCCAGCTCCAAGTCGGGCATCCACGGCGAGGTGGCCCCCGGTGAGGTGGTGAGCGGCTACCCGGCGATCCCCAATCGCCTGTGGTTGCGCTGCTCAGCGGCATTCAGCAAGCTGCCAGATCTTGCAAAAGCGATCCGGGCTCTGGAGAAACGCCAGCAGGGCTGA
- the leuB gene encoding 3-isopropylmalate dehydrogenase translates to MTSYRITLLAGDGIGPEIMAVARRLLDAVSSRHGFTLAYDDQPMGGVAIDVTGEPLPASTLEACRASDAVLLAAIGSPRYDSLPREKRPETGLLGLRAGLGLFANLRPVKIIPALIDASTLKRDVIEGVDLMVVRELTGGVYFGTPKGRVEAEGRVRAFNTMAYFDDEIDRIARVGFDLARQRGGRLCSVDKANVLDVSQLWRDRVEALHASDYPDVELSHMYVDNAAMQLVRNPRQFDVLLTSNLFGDILSDEAAMLSGSIGMLPSASLGESAPGVFEPIHGSAPDIAGQDRANPMAMVLSAAMMLRVGLKQEAAAADLEQAVDRVLAAGYRTGDLMAPGCTQVGCQVMGDQLLAALRD, encoded by the coding sequence ATGACCAGCTACCGGATCACCCTGCTCGCCGGTGACGGCATCGGCCCGGAGATCATGGCCGTGGCACGCCGGCTGCTGGATGCGGTGAGCAGTCGCCATGGCTTCACGCTCGCCTACGACGACCAGCCGATGGGCGGGGTGGCCATCGACGTCACGGGCGAGCCGCTGCCCGCCAGCACCCTGGAGGCCTGCCGCGCCTCCGATGCGGTGCTGCTGGCGGCGATCGGCTCGCCCCGGTACGACAGCCTGCCGCGCGAGAAACGGCCTGAGACGGGCCTGCTGGGTCTGCGGGCCGGCCTGGGCCTGTTCGCCAACCTGCGGCCGGTGAAGATCATCCCGGCCCTGATCGATGCCTCGACGCTCAAACGCGACGTGATCGAGGGGGTGGATCTGATGGTGGTGCGTGAACTCACCGGCGGCGTCTATTTCGGCACCCCCAAGGGGCGGGTGGAGGCCGAGGGCCGTGTGCGCGCCTTCAACACGATGGCCTACTTCGATGACGAGATCGATCGCATCGCCCGGGTGGGCTTCGATCTGGCGCGCCAACGCGGCGGTCGCCTGTGCAGCGTCGACAAGGCCAACGTGCTCGATGTCAGCCAGCTCTGGCGTGATCGCGTCGAGGCCCTGCACGCCAGCGACTACCCGGATGTGGAGCTCAGCCACATGTATGTCGATAACGCCGCCATGCAGCTGGTGCGCAACCCGCGTCAGTTCGATGTGCTGCTGACCAGCAACCTGTTCGGCGACATCCTCAGCGATGAGGCGGCGATGCTCAGCGGCTCGATCGGCATGCTTCCCTCCGCCTCCCTCGGCGAGAGCGCCCCGGGCGTGTTCGAGCCGATCCACGGTTCCGCCCCCGACATCGCCGGGCAGGATCGCGCCAACCCCATGGCCATGGTGCTCAGTGCCGCGATGATGCTGCGGGTGGGTCTGAAGCAGGAGGCCGCCGCCGCCGACCTCGAGCAGGCCGTCGACCGGGTGCTGGCTGCCGGCTACCGCACCGGCGATCTGATGGCGCCAGGGTGCACCCAGGTGGGCTGTCAGGTGATGGGCGACCAGCTGCTGGCTGCCCTTCGGGACTGA
- a CDS encoding phosphoribulokinase, which yields MSKRHPVVAVTGSSGAGTSTVKRAFEHIFKREGITPAVVEGDSYHRYERGPMKEAMAAALAKGENFSHFGPEANLFDKLDELFRTYGETGSGQKRYYLHSVEEAAEHNARLGTSLEPGQFTPWETIPTGTDLLFYEGLHGGVVGQGYDLPSLADLLIGVVPVVNLEWIQKIARDNKERGYSAEATVDTILRRMPDYINHICPQFSRTDINFQRIPTVDTSNPFMIRDIPTPDESFVIIHFRKGAREKWGIDFTYLLDMIHDSFMSSPTSIVVNGGKMGFAMELILTPIIHRMIEEKKKLA from the coding sequence ATGTCGAAGCGTCATCCGGTCGTCGCCGTCACCGGTTCCTCCGGCGCCGGCACCAGCACCGTCAAGCGGGCCTTCGAGCACATCTTCAAGCGCGAGGGCATCACCCCGGCCGTGGTCGAGGGCGACAGCTACCACCGCTACGAGCGGGGCCCGATGAAGGAGGCCATGGCCGCCGCCCTGGCCAAGGGCGAGAACTTCTCCCACTTCGGCCCCGAGGCCAACCTGTTCGACAAGCTCGACGAGCTGTTCCGCACCTACGGCGAGACCGGCAGCGGCCAGAAGCGCTACTACCTGCACTCCGTCGAGGAGGCCGCCGAGCACAACGCTCGCCTCGGCACCAGCCTTGAGCCCGGCCAGTTCACCCCGTGGGAGACGATCCCCACCGGCACCGACCTGCTCTTCTACGAAGGCCTGCACGGTGGTGTGGTCGGTCAGGGCTATGACCTGCCCAGCCTGGCCGATCTGCTGATCGGCGTCGTGCCGGTCGTGAACCTGGAGTGGATCCAGAAGATCGCCCGCGACAACAAGGAGCGCGGCTACTCCGCCGAAGCCACGGTGGACACGATCCTGCGGCGGATGCCCGACTACATCAACCACATCTGCCCGCAGTTCAGCCGCACGGACATCAACTTCCAGCGGATCCCTACGGTCGACACCTCCAACCCGTTCATGATCCGCGACATCCCGACGCCGGATGAGTCGTTCGTGATCATTCACTTCCGCAAGGGTGCCCGCGAGAAGTGGGGGATTGATTTCACCTATCTGCTCGACATGATCCACGACTCCTTCATGTCCAGCCCCACCTCGATCGTCGTGAACGGCGGCAAGATGGGCTTCGCGATGGAGCTGATTCTCACCCCGATCATCCACCGCATGATCGAAGAGAAGAAGAAGCTCGCCTGA
- a CDS encoding A24 family peptidase yields the protein MSAFPLSLGSPLEPLVWPPLPIVVALVGACVGSFLNVVAWRLPRQESLVMPPSHCPRCGTRLAWFENVPVFGWLLIRGSCRHCHRPVSFRYPLVELLCAGLWVAALLARPTAMGGGASPLLLLPAGWLLISWLIPLALIDLDRLWMPEPMLRWGVVLGLAVSAAIGFSQDADVGRALLFSHLLAAGGGLLALEGLSALGEKLMGRPALGLGDAKLAALLGAWLGPASLVAAVALAVLVGAIGGLIGRLLGLLQRHQPFAFGPCLVLGGLGVWLMGLPFWLRLAGFPATV from the coding sequence ATGTCCGCCTTTCCTCTGTCGCTCGGGTCGCCGCTGGAGCCGCTGGTCTGGCCGCCGCTGCCGATTGTGGTGGCGCTGGTGGGGGCCTGTGTGGGCAGCTTCCTCAACGTGGTGGCCTGGCGCCTGCCTCGCCAGGAGTCTCTGGTGATGCCACCCAGCCACTGCCCCCGTTGTGGGACCCGCCTGGCCTGGTTCGAGAACGTTCCCGTGTTCGGCTGGCTGCTGATCCGCGGAAGCTGCCGTCACTGCCATCGCCCGGTGTCGTTCCGCTATCCCCTGGTGGAGCTGCTCTGTGCCGGCCTCTGGGTGGCGGCCCTGCTGGCCCGTCCCACGGCTATGGGCGGCGGTGCGTCGCCCCTGCTTCTGCTGCCGGCGGGGTGGCTGTTGATCAGCTGGCTGATCCCACTGGCGTTGATCGACCTCGATCGGCTCTGGATGCCCGAGCCGATGCTGCGCTGGGGGGTTGTGCTCGGCCTGGCCGTGAGCGCCGCCATCGGCTTCAGCCAGGACGCCGACGTCGGCCGGGCGCTTCTGTTCTCCCATCTGCTCGCCGCCGGAGGGGGGCTGCTGGCCCTTGAGGGGCTCAGCGCTCTGGGCGAGAAACTGATGGGCCGGCCGGCCCTCGGTCTGGGGGACGCCAAGCTCGCAGCCCTGCTGGGGGCCTGGCTGGGCCCGGCGTCGCTGGTTGCCGCAGTGGCTCTGGCGGTGCTGGTCGGCGCCATCGGTGGCCTGATCGGGCGGCTGCTCGGCCTGCTGCAGCGGCACCAGCCCTTCGCCTTCGGCCCCTGCCTGGTGCTCGGAGGCCTGGGCGTGTGGCTGATGGGTCTGCCTTTCTGGCTGCGGCTGGCCGGATTCCCGGCCACTGTCTGA
- the accD gene encoding acetyl-CoA carboxylase, carboxyltransferase subunit beta has product MSLFDWFADRHKTAPAVRSMQGPEPDEGDGLWSKCPECGQVVYRKDLVANASVCANCGHHSRIDSAERIRLIADPGSFEALDTDLSPTDPLAFKDRRSYADRIRDSQQSTGLRDAVVTGLCRLEGQPLALGVMDFRFMGGSMGSVVGEKLTRLIEVATERRFPLVIVCASGGARMQEGMLSLMQMAKISGALERHREAELLYIPLLTHPTTGGVTASFAMLGDLILAEPKALIGFAGRRVIEQTLREKLPEGFQTAEYLREHGFVDAIVPRTQLRATLSSLLELHTPASRREALAR; this is encoded by the coding sequence ATGTCGCTGTTCGACTGGTTCGCCGATCGCCACAAGACCGCACCGGCAGTGCGCTCGATGCAGGGCCCTGAGCCCGATGAGGGCGATGGGCTCTGGAGCAAGTGCCCGGAATGCGGCCAGGTCGTCTACCGCAAGGACCTGGTCGCCAATGCCAGTGTCTGCGCCAACTGCGGCCACCACAGCCGCATCGACAGCGCCGAGCGCATCCGGCTGATCGCGGATCCAGGCAGCTTCGAGGCGCTCGACACTGATCTGTCCCCCACGGATCCCCTGGCCTTCAAGGACAGGCGCAGCTATGCGGACAGGATCCGCGACAGCCAGCAGTCCACCGGCCTCCGCGACGCCGTGGTCACCGGTCTGTGCCGCCTGGAGGGTCAGCCGCTGGCCCTGGGGGTGATGGATTTCCGCTTCATGGGCGGTTCGATGGGATCGGTGGTGGGCGAGAAGCTCACCCGCCTGATCGAGGTGGCCACCGAGCGCCGCTTCCCCCTGGTGATCGTGTGCGCCTCCGGTGGCGCGCGCATGCAGGAAGGAATGCTCAGCCTGATGCAGATGGCCAAGATCTCCGGCGCTCTGGAGCGGCACCGCGAGGCCGAGCTCCTCTACATCCCTCTGCTCACCCACCCCACCACCGGTGGCGTGACGGCCAGTTTCGCGATGCTCGGTGACCTGATCCTGGCCGAGCCCAAAGCCCTGATCGGCTTCGCCGGTCGCCGCGTGATCGAGCAGACCCTGCGCGAGAAGCTGCCTGAGGGCTTCCAGACGGCGGAATACCTGCGCGAGCATGGCTTCGTGGATGCGATCGTGCCCCGCACGCAGCTGCGCGCCACCCTCTCCTCACTCCTCGAGCTGCATACACCGGCCTCCCGCCGCGAGGCCCTGGCCCGATGA
- a CDS encoding Gfo/Idh/MocA family protein, which translates to MSPGPLRVAIAGLGFGEKVHLPALHDCPLTEPVALWHPRPERLEVACRASGLPGSADFEALLADPAIDALVLATPPKPRFDLARAALQAGKHLLLEKPVALDAAAIEELQRLALRQGLTVAVDFEYRAVPLFQQLADLLSEGVLGEPWLVKLDWLMSSRADASRPWSWYSQAAAGGGVLGALGTHAFDTLHWLIGPSQAVRGQLSTAIGERPLPPPASGSAAVDAEDIALIQMEFLDRAGRSVPAQVNLASVTRCGRGHWLELYGSEATLVLGSGNQADYVHGFQLWMARPGESLRAVPADPALAFPRTWEDGRIAPVGRLIGWWAEAIAEGRPMVPGLCEAVASQRVCDLARLAVPV; encoded by the coding sequence ATGAGCCCAGGGCCCCTGCGCGTGGCGATCGCCGGACTCGGCTTCGGCGAGAAGGTGCATCTGCCGGCACTGCACGACTGTCCTCTCACCGAACCGGTGGCCCTCTGGCATCCGCGCCCCGAGCGGCTCGAGGTGGCCTGTCGTGCCAGCGGCCTGCCGGGCAGTGCCGATTTCGAGGCTCTGCTGGCTGATCCGGCGATCGACGCCCTGGTGCTGGCCACTCCACCCAAACCCCGCTTCGACCTGGCTCGTGCCGCCCTGCAGGCGGGCAAGCACCTGCTGCTGGAGAAGCCCGTGGCTCTCGATGCCGCGGCGATCGAGGAGCTGCAGCGCCTGGCCCTGCGTCAGGGGCTGACCGTGGCGGTCGACTTCGAATACAGGGCCGTGCCGCTCTTCCAGCAGCTGGCAGACCTGCTCAGCGAGGGCGTGCTCGGCGAACCCTGGCTGGTGAAGCTCGACTGGCTGATGAGCAGTCGCGCCGACGCCTCCCGCCCCTGGAGCTGGTACTCCCAGGCCGCCGCGGGAGGTGGGGTGCTCGGCGCGCTGGGCACCCATGCGTTCGACACCCTCCATTGGCTGATCGGTCCCAGCCAGGCGGTGCGGGGGCAGCTCAGCACGGCGATCGGCGAGCGCCCGTTGCCTCCTCCCGCCTCCGGCAGCGCGGCCGTCGATGCCGAGGACATCGCCCTGATCCAGATGGAGTTTCTCGATCGCGCCGGTCGGTCGGTGCCCGCCCAGGTGAACCTGGCTTCGGTGACCCGCTGCGGGCGGGGCCATTGGCTCGAGCTCTACGGCAGCGAAGCCACGTTGGTGCTCGGCTCCGGCAACCAGGCTGATTACGTGCACGGCTTCCAGTTGTGGATGGCCCGTCCCGGCGAATCGCTTCGGGCCGTGCCCGCCGATCCCGCCCTGGCGTTTCCCCGCACCTGGGAGGACGGCCGCATCGCTCCCGTCGGCCGCCTGATCGGTTGGTGGGCCGAAGCGATCGCTGAGGGCCGTCCGATGGTGCCAGGCCTCTGCGAGGCGGTGGCCAGTCAGCGGGTGTGCGACCTCGCCCGCCTGGCGGTGCCGGTCTGA